From the genome of Euwallacea similis isolate ESF13 chromosome 24, ESF131.1, whole genome shotgun sequence, one region includes:
- the LOC136416602 gene encoding adenomatous polyposis coli homolog isoform X2, translated as MSLPVSQYEALLAEVRGLRRKAQRVQQLARPLIGNSSQSVQNEKPLDYTMESLLLNQQHDRSNSPNYDQGSSISDPDHLSSEDEYRLGTSKDKSSRSTAQMSVSSEPTATIRTEGQAPTESMFHGAWPNVTRVSLWNSEPASLERSSSAAQNQRKELGACSSICQNDVSSVMSFASSSGGVPIDRVLCSPEQKWSSQQLEAKMDVVNRLLSMLGSQDHVDMGETLLALSSCPESCLAMRQSGCIPLLVQLVQSDKESENRKKAAQALHNLVNSQPDEKIRKREVRILKLLEDTRRYIECLKYNLEYEGDTCESLSSTQSEDSDRHPVQTVAHLMKLSFDEGHRQAICQLGGIHTLATLVECEHSLHDTVTQEGHCVLMRRYACMALTNLTFGDSGNKTLLCSYRDFMRALISQLQSPSDELRQVTASVLRNLSWRADSTSKEILREVGSVTGLMKAAMLKNKENTLKSILSALWNLSAHCTENKSEICAVEGGLAFLVNMLTYKTPSKSLAIIENAGGILRNISSQIAVRDDYRGTLRDHNCLHVLLDQLKSPSLTIVSNACGTLWNLSAKNAQDQETLWQMGAPAMLRSLNHSKHKMIAMGSSAALKNLLSCKPQQSLVHKMDSTALALNLPELPTLGARKQKALMEDLNTTLSETYENIDKDSPVKFTTETSVDITTFVHGTRPKMGNSSPEQLTNAFASLNLNEPSTSYALDARHKSKIPQNYGGSSLPYVPQLTRRSNPASFLPIKAKFSNHAYNDDTPEQPIDYSRKYSESSGTKPRNIPLEMSKSDERKYSDKKETDDFDIGYTETDLDQPTDYSLRYAEDDSDSEICSKITKQEFVQDTVKTYCTEGTPYETPFVFSNATSMSDLRNVGTIDVKTEINNEITTNVDSKDNKEIKDIEEKDRCSTEDISEIENAAMKPQKSEFSSGMMSPEKPVNYCEEGTPGYFSRVSSFGSGLDSLPTNETVIKKDVKLEENPNEVSSSAQKMIRDEKVASTPKTPNEAKVVKFEQVRMREVVNYAEQTPLMFSRSSSLASLDSVEQHSIHDDRSSIVSDFSRLTSGIVSPSELPDSPTQTVPSSPRALKQKLDFPGPSKHARQNLEHKQKPPQKSSVFEDNITKFKEESTPIQFSTTTSLSSLTIDDNEDHDSRDKTPDAKLTHQTPKVSIELTTTDEQQQEKKDNEKDTSGFDELNDDSDGDDDDILAACISDGMQSNISVPTATSTPNKLPGTAYQYQHQSMKIQSNSTGIPMMRRTTPPRHESVVNTVLLSEDPPKMYCTEDTPAELSRAGSHSNLSVLSIPKSKAGDFSSDESSNLSAENENILEECIQSAMPKSKKDLNDTNLQSKLPATSILPRRVSPPFKHSQHVHSQIASDQHVTVVRKSEESVKVASAFNYKHHPGLERINNPKQKGYDGREVKSKDRDRRETSLPPYFSIKDEVANYEVEDSPCQYSLRSSLSDLTVDGSVAGLKPFPKSPNPAAKSSSAGPSKKLSVSDNRAISNESQRLQNKQPRRESLSSLSSLASNEGDQVLLEECIYAGMPTDKQEEALLNECIQAGMHSVNRSSAPNNMKSFEGDGFLNQNQHISEGENRSKNVNVASVAGSTVVIQPQVSEQCPKISTTVAGVEEGPAPNRSDKNDTDNLDSSGQPSRVQDAQRARTGTPPAADTLPVKFSHSEENLLTDQTKSGSSKSVSQFLEGSFENDFTFSNSDNCANLDHEFTRSCEESGNLVDNRMLDPDAMIESLDRFTAELVSQASHLNKDKVSSQLDLPNLSNVDDNTWNDDTSQNEVTFPTMSGSAPNVITFGSEQNDGCSGEDVIDAGDNRDEGISNDFSSINTSTMTESTLIAIEAARIATVFKKEAEMSQSISIAKSLDLDSVKPPSELNSLTNSTIGGHDRGTPRSPKLVSRKKSLPGSLLVKRALSNSLNHGSSRKSLNNNSIENIDGLDPPSEMQNLVDMDNSITSIASLPHEETELQPEFIINGSMEKVAQDCWPHPIFNVKQQFSAFGQNSSVTDLEMVNPPSIFNDITDMCNSLADVATDVIGTETSVFEDCLTHMAEHTFVDNSLPVDTSEFSDANSVTPIQTDNSSVENTPKKSSKTANKIVMTKQRRNLARDRYKTYVVAAEKVMRESMEREFLLRDCTKDNSDASTEDYKTVNDKTEPLESTVDATYTVSTTKLTPKERRRLNRFRFETQVLDEATIPQHNRSVENRKSRSPSGSPSPTRSKLAIRRNFQQKRLENKERFKTRTLSETSFGSPEILSASPSCEGSDIHSLVEKEANLVLKTIRDSKLLHDEMLDSETLSLVSNDEDSEQTFSVNYRTYHKSWSLKKPNVPAIVSQSNGSSLQQNGNPCKQIKNTVEVEEFSSLEPRKIRSLQSVNSDEENCPEQTIVKPKIVKPTVTTVSEVSDEPENEEQPKGIRGRRKPLYSKTNLGSKVAPKTIKPAKTMAASNLVKNVTSTIKSGSALKNVVITQHHKPTATSKPPVPNQVKSSGYGLVRNGANSGNKGTTNSRSSSGNNSPKSSPNHTEKGTSPLERQGTFTKDASSAPTTNSTKQPSRAPVPPSKIPSFARQIARAVTSKIPANINPPNSIGRSTTTTKALSADRTNKTSRIYNRSTSADSRETAKKIQPSSSTQSLKGESRTPPNGVLRRTGIPSPAPRSNSNVSVASNGSAKKQVTSKIASLWKKVEENRGKQQPVQDKRVWMTPSTVQQNEVKEESNLMVSPVNQS; from the exons gatGTTTCATCGGTAATGTCTTTTGCGTCGAGCTCGGGGGGAGTACCAATAGATAGAGTTCTGTGCAGTCCCGAGCAAAAATGGTCTTCCCAGCAGCTAGAAGCCAAAATGGACGTGGTCAATAGATTATTGTCCATGTTAGGTAGCCAAGATCACGTCGATATGGGGGAAACCCTGTTGGCTCTAAGTAGTTGTCCAGAAAGCTGCTTGGCAATGAGACAGTCCG GCTGCATTCCTCTATTAGTTCAATTGGTGCAATCGGATAAAGAAAGTGAAAATAGAAAGAAGGCGGCGCAAGCGCTGCATAATCTAGTCAATTCTCAGCCGGATGAAAAAATCAGGAAAAGGGAGGTTCGGATATTGAAGCTGTTGGAAGATACTAGGCGGTATATCgaatgtttaaaatacaaCTTAGAATACGAAGGAGATACCTGTGAGAGTCTTAGTTCTACTCAGTCTGAAG ACAGTGATAGACACCCTGTGCAGACTGTGGCGCATTTGATGAAACTGTCCTTTGACGAAGGTCACAGACAGGCCATATGTCAACTGGGCGGCATACATACTTTGGCAACGTTAGTCGAG TGTGAGCATTCTTTGCACGATACCGTAACACAAGAAGGGCATTGCGTGCTGATGCGTAGATACGCATGCATGGCTCTCACAAACCTCACATTCGGAGATAGTGGAAACAAAACGTTATTGTGCTCCTACAGGGATTTCATGCGGGCCCTTATCTCTCAACTTCAAAGTCCTAGTGACGAACTCAGACAG GTCACCGCAAGTGTCTTAAGAAACTTGTCTTGGAGGGCAGATTCAACCAGTAAGGAAATCCTCAGAGAAGTGGGTAGCGTAACGGGACTAATGAAAGCCGCcatgttgaaaaataaggagaatactttaaaatccattttatCGGCGCTATGGAATCTGTCAGCCCACTGTACGGAAAATAAATCTGAGATATGTGCGGTGGAAGGAGGACTGGCTTTTTTGGTGAACATGTTGACGTACAAAACACCATCGAAAAGTTTGGCCATTATTGAAAATGCTGGTGGCATTTTACGAAATATTTCTAGTCAGATCGCCGTTCGGGATGATTACAG GGGAACTCTCCGCGATCATAACTGCCTACACGTCCTCCTGGACCAACTCAAATCGCCAAGTTTAACGATAGTGTCCAATGCTTGCGGCACTCTGTGGAATCTATCTGCAAAAAATGCACAGGATCAAGAAACATTATGGCAAATGGGGGCACCAGCAATGCTACGCAGCTTGAACCACTCTAAACATAAAATGATCGCGATGGGTTCAAGCGCTGCTTTGAAAAACTTGCTCAGCTGCAAACCACAACAGAGTTTGGTCCACAAAATGGATTCGACCGCACTAGCGTTGAATTTACCAGAACTGCCCACGCTGGGGGCCAGGAAACAGAAAGCGTTGATGGAG GATCTAAACACTACTCTCAGCGAGACGTATGAAAACATTGACAAAGATTCGCCTGTCAAGTTTACCACGGAAACCAGTGTAGATATTACGACGTTTGTGCATGGTACTCGTCCCAAAATGGGTAATAGTAGCCCGGAGCAACTGACCAACGCATTTGCCAGTCTCAATTTGAACGAACCTTCCACTAGCTATGCCCTTGATGCGAGgcataaatctaaaatacctCAGAACTATG gtGGTTCAAGCCTTCCTTATGTCCCCCAACTTACTAGACGTTCAAACCCAGCCTCCTTTCTCCCTATAAAGGCAAAATTTTCCAATCATGCATACAATGACGATACTCCTGAACAGCCCATCGATTACAGCCGCAAATACTCAGAAAGTAGCGGAACTAAGCCTAGGAACATCCCTTtagaaatgtcgaaaagtgACGAGAGGAAGTATAGCGATAAGAAGGAAACAGACGATTTCGATATTGGGTACACGGAAACGGATCTGGACCAGCCCACTGACTACTCCTTGAGATACGCCGAGGATGATTCGGATTCAGAGATTTGCAGTAAAATAACGAAGCAGGAATTTGTACAG GACACCGTGAAAACTTACTGCACAGAAGGAACGCCTTACGAGACCCCATTTGTCTTTTCCAACGCAACGTCAATGTCGGATTTGAGAAATGTCGGAACGATTGATGTGAAAAccgaaataaataacgaaaTAACCACAAATGTTGATTCTAAAGACAATAAGGAAATTAAAGACATTGAAGAAAAGGATCGCTGTTCTACTGAAGATATTTCCGAGATAGAAAATGCAGCGATGAAGCCGCAAAAATCGGAATTCAGTTCCGGAATGATGTCACCGGAAAAACCAGTGAATTATTGCGAAGAAGGTACCCCCGGGTATTTCTCACGTGTGAGCAGTTTTGGGTCTGGTTTGGACTCGTTACCTACAAACGAGACAGTTATCaaaaaggatgtgaaattggaAGAAAATCCGAATGAAGTTTCATCATCTGCACAAAAAATGATTCGAGACGAGAAGGTTGCCAGTACCCCGAAAACACCAAACGAAGccaaagttgtcaaatttgaacaGGTACGAATGAGAGAG gTGGTGAATTATGCAGAGCAGACGCCATTAATGTTCTCAAGGTCTAGTTCTTTGGCATCTTTGGATAGTGTCGAACAACACTCCATTCACGATGATCGGAGCTCCATAGTGTCAGATTTCAG TCGACTCACTAGTGGTATAGTGTCACCGAGTGAACTTCCAGATTCACCTACGCAAACGGTTCCTTCAAGTCCTAGAgctttaaagcaaaaattagaCTTTCCCGGTCCATCAAAACATGCCAGACAAAATTTGGAACATAAACAGAAGCCGCCGCAAAAGTCAAGTGTGTTCGAAGACAACATCACCAAATTCAAAGAAGAAAGTACTCCAATTCAGTTTTCGACGACCACAAGTCTAAGCAGTCTCACTATTGATGATAATGAAGATCACGATTCACGGGATAAA ACCCCCGATGCCAAATTGACCCATCAAACACCAAAAGTCAGCATCGAATTAACAACCACTGATGAACAACAGCAggaaaaaaaagataatgaaaAGGATACAAGCGGATTCGATGAATTGAATGATGATTCGGATGGCGACGACGACGACATTTTGGCTGCCTGTATTAGTGACGGCATGCAGTCCAATAT TTCCGTTCCAACTGCCACTTCTACGCCCAACAAATTGCCAGGAACTGCGTATCAATATCAACATCAGTCTATGAAAATTCAGAGTAACAGTACGGGGATTCCAATGATGAGACGTACCACCCCGCCGAGGCACGAGTCTGTTGTGAATACCGTTTTGCTCTCTGAAGACCCTCCGAAGATGTATTGTACTGAGGACACGCCTGCTGAATTAAGTCGAGCAG GATCGCATTCAAATCTTAGTGTTTTGTCAATTCCAAAAAGCAAAGCTGGGGACTTTTCCTCCGATGAATCGAGCAACTTGTCAGCAgagaatgaaaatattttagaagagTGCATTCAGTCGGCCATGCCCAAATCGAAAAAAGATTTGAACG acacCAATTTGCAATCGAAACTTCCAGCAACGAGCATCTTACCGAGGCGTGTATCGCCACCTTTTAAACACTCCCAACATGTGCATTCGCAAATAGCCTCCGATCAGCACGTCACTGTAGTGCGAAAATCCGAAGAATCCGTAAAAGTGGCCTCGGCTTTCAATTATAAACACCATCCAGGTTTAGAAAGGATCAATAACCCTAAACAGAAAGGTTACGATGGCCGAGAAGTCAAGTCGAAAGATAGAGATCGCAGGGAAACATCGTTACCCccttatttttctataaaggATGAGGTGGCCAATTATGAAGTAGAGGATAGTCCCTGTCAATATTCGCTGAGGTCAAGTTTAAGCGATTTGACTGTAGATGGAAGTGTAGCCGGATTAAAACC CTTCCCAAAATCACCGAACCCCGCGGCTAAATCGAGCAGTGCTGGTCCTAGCAAAAAGCTATCTGTATCTG ATAATCGTGCAATTTCCAACGAATCTCAAAGGCTACAGAACAAGCAGCCGCGCAGAGAGTCACTGTCGTCTTTAAGTTCGCTGGCGTCGAATGAAGGCGATCAGGTTCTTCTAGAAGAATGCATTTATGCTGGAATGCCAACGGATAAACAGGAAGAAGCTCTGTTAAATGAGTGCATTCAAGCTGGAATGCACTCGGTCAACAGGTCATCGGCCCCAAATAATATGAAATCATTCGAAGGTGATGgttttttgaatcaaaatcAGCATATTTCTGAAGGTGAAAacag GTCAAAAAACGTGAATGTTGCGTCTGTTGCCGGGAGCACAGTGGTAATCCAGCCACAAGTAAGCGAGCAGTGTCCCAAAATATCAACCACGGTGGCAGGCGTAGAAGAAG GTCCCGCACCAAATCGGAGCGACAAGAACGACACCGACAATCTCGACAGCTCCGGACAGCCGTCGAGAGTGCAGGACGCCCAACGGGCGAGAACAGGGACCCCCCCGGCAGCAGATACGTTACCGGTCAAATTCTCGCATTCCGAAGAGAACTTATTAACCG ATCAAACGAAGAGTGGATCTAGCAAATCCGTCAGTCAGTTCTTGGAGGGCAGCTTCGAAAACGACTTTACCTTTTCGAATTCCGACAATTGCGCCAATCTCGATCATGAGTTCACGAGGAGTTGTGAAGAATCGGGCAATCTAGTGGACAATAGAATGCTGGATCCTGATGCTATGATCGAGTCTCTTGACAG GTTCACTGCGGAGCTAGTGAGCCAAGCTAGCCATCTTAACAAAGACAAAGTTAGCAGTCAATTGGACTTGCCCAACCTGTCCAATGTCGACGACAACACTTGGAACGACGACACTTCACAAAATGAGGTGACTTTCCCTACAATGTCCGGCAGCGCGCCCAACGTCATCACTTTCGGAAGTGAGCAGAATGACGGCTGCAGTGGCGAGGATGTCATTGATGCTGGAGATAATCGTGACGAAGGAATTAGTAATGATTTTTCCTCCATTAATACTTCCACTATGACTGAAAGCACCCTGATAGCTATCGAAGCCGCCAGAATTGCCACT GTGTTCAAAAAGGAGGCGGAAATGTCACAAAGTATTTCCATTGCCAAATCTCTAGATTTGGATTCGGTAAAGCCGCCCTCCGAGTTAAATTCGCTAACGAATAGTACGATCGGGGGGCACGATAGAGGGACTCCCAGGAGTCCGAAACTCGTATCCAGGAAAAAGTCCCTTCCGGGAAGTTTGTTGGTCAAAAGGGCGTTGAGCAATTCCCTAAACCATGGGTCTAG TCGTAAAAGCTTAAACAACAACAGCATCGAAAACATCGATGGTCTGGATCCTCCCTCGGAAATGCAGAATTTGGTGGACATGGACAACAGTATCACCAGTATAGCTAGTTTACCCCACGAAGAGACCGAACTGCAACCAGAATTTATCATTAATGGTTCTATGGAGAAGGTAGCGCAAGACTGTTGGCCACATCCAATTTTTAACGTGAAGCAGCAGTTTTCTGCCTTTGGTCAGAACAGTTCTGTAACTGATTTGGAGATGGTGAATCCTCCGTCGATATTCAACGACATCACAGACATGTGTAACTCATTAGCTGACGTAGCCACTGATGTTATCGGGACAGAAACGAGTGTGTTTGAGGATTGTTTGACTCACATGGCTGAGCACACTTTCGTCGATAATTCCCTACCG GTCGATACAAGCGAGTTCAGCGATGCTAACAGCGTAACTCCCATTCAAACAGATAACAGCAGCGTAGAAAACACTCCGAAGAAATCCTCAAAAACTGCAAACAAAATTGTGATGACAAAACAGCGAAGAAACTTGGCAAGAGACCGTTACAAAACGTATGTGGTGGCCGCTGAAAAAGTCATGCGCGAATCCATGGAACGTGAATTTTTGCTACGCGACTGTACAAAAGATAATAGCGATGCTTCCACTGAAGATTATAAGACTGTGAATGATAAAACAGAACCTTTGGAGTCTACAGTCGACGCCACGTACACCGTTAGTACGACCAAACTTACTCCCAAAGAAAGAAGAAGACTGAACAGATTCAGGTTTGAAACACAAGTGCTGGACGAGGCGACTATTCCCCAACACAACAGGAGTGTAGAAAATAGGAAGTCAAGGTCGCCTAGCGGAAGCCCCAGCCCCACAAGAAGTAAGCTAGCGATTAGGCGAAATTTCCAACAGAAAAGATTAGAAAACAAAGAAAG gtttaaaaCTCGTACATTAAGCGAAACTAGTTTTGGCTCGCCGGAGATTCTTTCAGCCTCCCCATCCTGCGAAGGAAGTGATATCCATTCGTTGGTGGAAAAAGAAGCCAACTTGGTATTGAAAACTATTAGAGACAGTAAATTACTTCAT GATGAGATGCTGGATAGTGAAACTCTAAGCCTGGTTTCAAATGACGAAGATTCGGAGCAAACTTTCAGCGTGAATTACAGGACTTACCACAAAAGTTGGAGCTTGAAAAAACCGAACGTTCCAGCCATCGTTTCACAATCAAATGGATCAAGCCTACAACAAAACGGCAATCcttgtaaacaaataaaaaataccgTGGAAGTTGAAGAATTCTCAAGTTTAGAACCGCGCAAAATCCGCTCTTTACAAAGCGTGAATTCGGATGAAGAAAATTGTCCGGAGCAAACCATCGTTAAACCGAAGATTGTCAAACCCACTGTCACTACGGTATCCGAGGTCTCGGATGAACCAGAAAATGAGGAACAACCTAAAGGAATAAGAGGAAGGCGGAAACCGTTGTACTCCAAAACAAATTTGGGCAGTAAAGTGGCCCCGAAGACTATAAAACCTGCAAAAACTATGGCAGCTTCCAatcttgttaaaaatgtaacttCCACAATTAAATCGG gATCCgctttgaaaaatgttgtaattACACAACATCATAAGCCAACTGCCACCTCAAAACCGCCAGTACCGAACCAAGTGAAATCAAGCGGTTACGGATTAGTACGAAATGGCGCCAATTCTGGCAATAAAGGTACCACCAATAGTAGAAGCAGCAGTGGAAATAATAGTCCAAAAAGCAGCCCCAACCATACTGAAAAGGGCACTTCGCCTTTAGAGCGACAAGGAACCTTCACTAAAGATGCTTCTTCCGCACCTACGACCAACTCCACGAAACAGCCATCAAG GGCACCCGTTCCTCCGTCGAAAATACCGTCGTTTGCCCGACAAATTGCGCGCGCAGTAACCAGTAAAATTCCTGCCAACATCAACCCTCCCAACTCGATTGGTAGGTCGACAACAACGACGAAAGCCTTGAGTGCTGATCGCACCAATAAAACTTCCAGGATCTACAACAG ATCCACTAGTGCTGACAGTAGGGAAACTGCCAAGAAAATACAGCCTTCTTCGTCCACACAAAGCCTGAAGGGCGAATCCCGAACTCCGCCTAACGGTGTTTTAAGGAGAACTGGCATTCCCAGTCCCGCTCCACGTTCTAACAGTAACGTGAGCGTGGCGTCGAACGGAAGCGCAAAGAAGCAAGTTACCAGTAAAATTGCCAGTTTGTGGAAGAAGGTCGAAGAAAACAGGGGAAAACAGCAACCTGTTCAAG ataagAGGGTTTGGATGACTCCGTCAACAGTACAACAAAACGAAGTTAAAGAAGAATCAAACCTAATGGTTTCACCTGTTAATCAGTCATAG